taatatgtattattaggagcaaaatactaaaaaaaggggcaaattacacataaaagccctatttttttaaaatttacgctgacgtggacgcgatttgctgacacgccccctgacatcgcgctgacgtggatgcaatttcggggaaaatggcccattccagtaaataataaaatatcgggcccatttcggtaaatttttaaaaaataggccttttttggtattttgccccATAAATTACACCTAAGgtcaataaattattaataaatttatgttttaatcatttaacttcaaaaattaCAAATGATCCActaaactatttcaaaattttcatttaagtcactaaactgtTCATAAGTTTTAATTTAAGTCACTGAGCCactaagggttttttttttaaatctggaTAGCAAGTTCCAAACGTGAATCGACGATTGGTATGACGAATTTATACCCATCACAAGTAGAAAAATATACCTTAGATTTAAATCGATCTGACAGTTAATGTTGAAAACCGAATAagaaagttgtttagattttggtTCACAAATATATGACATTCAAAGatatttcatgaattttttttaactataGAAGAAAAAGGGAATGAGAACTTTTAATTGGTGCAGGCGGTGCAAACAGAAAATGCCATACAACACTAGGTTATGAcaactcaatgacttaaatgaaaactttcaaatagttcagtgaccattttgtaactttttaaagttatgtgaccaaaacataaacttattaatagtttaatgactttgGGTGTAGTTTACCTTAATCTCAAATATGTACAAAATATGATATTCATAGATGTTTTTAACCAACTAGTGTTGGATAACGATAAGGCATATTGCAGTCTCGTGAAGAGAGCTTGGGTTCGAATCTTGGAAACAACATTGTTAAGAGGAGTAACTATGAACTCCAAAAAAGATTAATCTTCATAGACCATATAACAAACATGATAGCTTCAACTTGtaaaaattaaaacctaaattataaacactaattataaaaaatcaaaattaaacctgaacactaaatcgaataaatttatGTTGTAAAAAGAGTAAACATAAACATGTAAATCATGTAAAAAAATTGTAGTAAGTAATTTGtagaaattaaaacataaattagaGATCAATTTGATATAACTGAAAAATGCGTaggacttaaaaataaaattaatctaaatagaattaaattttgaataaatcatataataattttaaaattagccttaaaagtaaaatttaaaaagcctCTTAAAAAGTGCGTTCCTTGGTTACCAAAAAAAAGTGTATTCCTATAATATAATATGTATGATTTCATAGGTAACAATTTTACATGttgtaatttctttttttttaattttatttttctgaaaaagaatttattttctacAGTTATTCTCGTATTTTTATTAGCAAATCtaatagatgatttattattagtCGTGAACAAATTAAAGAATAGGATTATAGATATTCCAAACCCTCGTGTAATTTACAATTATATAGTTTatcatttgtaatttaaaaatttatatttagttatCTTTTATATGCTTACAAACCAAAGATATATGAGATAATTCATCTATATTAATTTACACTCAGAACTAGCCGTTTAGCTTAGCCACACGGCTCTTCACCCCTTTTTACTATTTGCTTACGAACCCGGTAATATTGTTACACGTGTTCAGCTGACACTTAACCACTTTCCTTCACGGAAATGGACAACTTACACATTATACAACGTTTTTCCTTGCTGGCAATAGCCTGTTCTTAAAAGTACCGGTTATTGCCGGTACTCCGCATCTGCCACTCCTTTGCCTGTCGGTGGACTCAATAGTCTATACTCCTCCAAGTTCTTAATTTTACAGGATTTCAACTCATTCCGAATTTACAAATATACCCTCTACCTTATGGTGCgagaagtgttttttttttctgttaaacTCACAGTGGaattattttcaacttttttctaatttaataatttttttttaaatttcattgatGAAAGTATTTTGATTAATTgaatcaattaatattttattttattttttcataaacaaTTCTAACAAAccattagaatttaaaataatataaagaaaaatacaaGTCAAGACAGCCAATGTTGGGGCTTTCACAAAAGCAAATTAGTGAAAATAGTAACTAGAAATATGCCAGTAATAAATAACTACGGTACTATGTTTCATCATTTGGTTCTTGTGATTTGAGAACTGATggtattttttctttcaaaacacCACACACATAAAAGTAAAACACAAGTATTTAACAACAATCATAACTGGTGCTCATTGAAAATTATTACTAACAACAAAATACATCAATGAAAGTAAGTTACAAAGAATTTCCCAGTTTactctaaaaaaaaaattcccagtCTAAATACCATCCTCAAGAAGTCAAAATTGCAAGAATCATACCTCTTTCAATGAACAGTAACCCCAAAATCTGTTCATGCACAACGTATCTTCAAGGGTATAAGGAAACAGGAAGCATGAACCAATGAAAATCTAAAGATCACCAAAAGCTTGAACTCGAATGATCCGATTATTATAGGTATTCTCCCAGTTCTATAGTTAGAAAACCAACCAATTATAGAACACAGGCATGGAATGTTAAACATACTGTTAATTACATTTAACATGCCACAATTGGATGACAGCCCAAACTATATTATTCAATGAGCTGAATGGTTATTTCATCACCAATAGTCTCCACAAGAACAAAGACCATCTTTAAAATGATGGAACCGATTAGCATCCCTAACCACGATGACTCTCTCAGTGATCTTGGATATAAATTTAGTGGCAGTATGACAATCTACACAAACTCGTAGATTCTTGAAAATTCTAATTTCAGTTCCAGGGTCTGTAGCAATAAGACCAAAAGCAATGGCTAATTTCTCACTGTGAACATTTATCATTAGTTCCTTCTCTTCCTCTTCTACATCATGCAATGCGGTATCAATCTCAGTCTGAAACCCTGCCTCCTTCATTTTCCTTATTAATTTTTCTAGCATTGCATAGATTGCTGATGCTTGAGGATGGGACTGATCACCAGATGTAAAGACATGTGGAGTTTCACTGATCTCAATTAAAGTGCATCCAGGAGTCTTTGCCAACTTCCTTTTCTTAACATTTTGCCGGACCGAAGCAGCCAGTCGATAGTTCCTCTCAACTGAGTATAAATTTGACAGTAAAACATAATATCCTACACTTTCAGGATCCAATTCAAATAGCTTTTCAGAAGCCACACGAGCAATCTTTTTATCCTTGTGGATCACACAAGCACCAAGCAATGCACCCCATTCAGCAGCCCCTGGCTCAACTGGCATTTCCTTTATAAACTTTAAGGCCTTTTCTAGTTGGCCGGCTCGGCCAAGGATGTCAACCATGCAGGCATAATGTTCAGGTAACGGCTTATAGTGATAATCAAGGATCATAGACTGGAATATTTTTTCTCCTTCTTCCACCAAGCCAGCATGACTGCAAGCATATAAGAGAGAAAGAAATGTCACACCATTTGGTGTAACCCCAGAATGTGACATCTCAGAGAAGAGCTTTAGTGCATCCTGGCCCTGGCCATGAAGACCATAACCTGAAATCATTGCATTCCAAGTCACCACATTCTTCCCCACCATCAAGTCAAACAATTCTCGAGCCTCGCTAATGCCACCACATTTTGCATACATATCAATTAAAGCAGTTGAGACATATATGTTAGACTCAAAATTCTTGCTTTTAACTAGGCTATGTACCCATTTCCCCAGACTAAGAGTTCCAAGCTGAGCACAAGCTGAAAGAATGCTTGTAACCGTGACAGGGTTGGGACTAACTTTGGATCTCTGCATTTCTTGAAAAAGAGATATTGCTGCTTCGGTCAATCCATTTTG
The genomic region above belongs to Gossypium hirsutum isolate 1008001.06 chromosome D05, Gossypium_hirsutum_v2.1, whole genome shotgun sequence and contains:
- the LOC107907452 gene encoding pentatricopeptide repeat-containing protein At4g30700, with the protein product MLMKSAITSTYSPTGSRNFFLNLLKKSTTLSHLTQTHAQIILNDFQNDISTITKLTHRLFDLKATSYARHLFLSIPNPDLFLFNVLIKGFSNAHSISLYTHLRKCTHLKPDNFTYAFAIASASTLSDEKVGILLHQHAVVDGYGSDLFVGTAVVDFYLKNWRIDLARKVFDKMPVRDTVSWNSMISGLVRNCCFDDAVWVFERMLKDGGIPLDSTTVAAILPALAELQELTLGMEVQCLAIKLGFHSYVHVLTGFISLYSKCGDIEAAKLLFGEIRRPDLVSYNAMISGYTSNGESECSVRLFKQLLGSGEKVNSSSIVGLIPVFHPFGYLSLTDCIHGFCVKSGILSQPSVSTALTTVYSRLNEIKSARLLFDESFEKTPASWNAMISGYTQNGLTEAAISLFQEMQRSKVSPNPVTVTSILSACAQLGTLSLGKWVHSLVKSKNFESNIYVSTALIDMYAKCGGISEARELFDLMVGKNVVTWNAMISGYGLHGQGQDALKLFSEMSHSGVTPNGVTFLSLLYACSHAGLVEEGEKIFQSMILDYHYKPLPEHYACMVDILGRAGQLEKALKFIKEMPVEPGAAEWGALLGACVIHKDKKIARVASEKLFELDPESVGYYVLLSNLYSVERNYRLAASVRQNVKKRKLAKTPGCTLIEISETPHVFTSGDQSHPQASAIYAMLEKLIRKMKEAGFQTEIDTALHDVEEEEKELMINVHSEKLAIAFGLIATDPGTEIRIFKNLRVCVDCHTATKFISKITERVIVVRDANRFHHFKDGLCSCGDYW